The Kosakonia sp. SMBL-WEM22 sequence CACTACCAGCGGCACATCGCTTGCCGCCAGCCAGCCGCGCAGCGTCTCCAGCACGGCGTTATCTTTGAAATGACCCAGTGAGACCTTCAGCCACAGCGCTTTCAGCGTGCGGGCCTCTTCCAGCAGGGCAGGCAGGCGCGGGTTCAGGGTGCCATCTTGCAGGCAGAGCGGTTCCGGCGCGGAGTAGCAGACCAGCAGGTTGTGCATATCAATCGCGAAGGCCAGCGACGGCAGGTGCGACAACTCTTCGTCGTTCAGCTGTTCGCGGCGAATCTCCACGCCGTCGGCACCGGCATCGGCAATGATCGGCAGCGTACCGACCTGGCCGCCCAGCGCCGCCACCTGGTCATGACCATAGGCGGCGGTAACAACAATAATTTTTCTTTCCATCTTCCGGTTCCCCGATAACGGCAGGGTGATTAGCTTCCATTAACGCTAGATGGAACCGGTTCCAAAGAAAAGTTCACTATGTCGAATTTATGATCGACATCACGAAGGGGAGAATTAACGCGATGTCGAGCCGCGCACGATCAGTTCGCCGGAGAAAACCCGCTCGTGAACCGTGTCGCTGTGGCCCTCAATGCGGCGCACCACCTGCTCGACGGCGGCAAAACCGATCTGCCAGGTCGGTTGTTTGAGGGTGGTAATGCCGACGCCCGCCAGCTCTGCCCACTCCAGCTCATCAAAGCCGAGCAGGCCAATATCGCTGCCCCAGTTCAGGCCAATACGCTTTAGGGATCGCGCCACCTGTAGGGTCAACGCGCCGTTGGCGGAGATCACCGCTTTGCGCATGCCGCGATGGCGGGCGTGGAACTGGCGCAGATTGTTATCCAGCTGCGCTGCTTCGTGCAGCACCACTTCCGCATCTTCCGCCACTACGCCGGGGTAGCGGGCAAGGGTAGTGTGAAAAGCGTTTAGCCTTTCGCGGCGAGTGTTGACGGTGCCGAGCGGCTCGCTGAGAAAGAGCAGGGCTTCAAAACCCTGTTCAATCAGATGTTCAGTGGCGGTAGTTGCGGCCTGGGTGTTATCCAGCCCGACGACATCGCAGGCGAAATCGGGGATTTTGCGGTCAATCAGCACCATCGGCAGGGAGGATTGTTGCAGGCGGTTTAGTCCCTCTTCGCGCATGCCCACGGCATTCACCACAATCCCCTCCACCTGGTAGCTGCGCAGCAGGTCAAGGTAGTGCAGCTCCTGATCGACTTCGTTATTGGTGTTACAGACCAGTGGCGTAAACCCCTTTTCGCGGCAGGCGGCTTCGATACCGCTCAGCACGTGCACGGAGTAGGGGTTGGTGATGTCGGCGATAATCAGCCCAATCAGCCGGGTGCGCCCGCGCTTAAGGCCGCGCGCCATCAGGCTGGGGCGGTAATCAAGTGCGGCGATGGCCTGCTCAATGCGCGCCAGCAGGGCATCGGAAAGAAGATGTTTTTCACCGTTGAGATAGCGTGAAATACTGGTTTTTCCGGTGTTGGCCGCTTTCGCCACATCGCTGATGGTTGGGCGCGTCATTTTCGCCATTGTTGCTTCCCTCGCCGTAACTGGTTGCCCACACCTTAGCGCGAAATCGCGGGCAATCAAGCACTAACCTGCGCTTATCACCCGCCGCGCGGCGGTAATGACGTTTAATTCTTTGCCAAACGCGCTTCGCCGTGGATGATAGAGCGCAAACAACACATCCGACACCACCTGCAAGCTATTCAGGAGCGCGCTTTGGCAAACTCTGCTATCAAAACAGTTCTAACGGCGGCCCACTGGGGCCCGATGCTGGTCGACACCGACGGTGAAAAGGTGCTCGCCTCACGCGGCGCGCTGCCGACCCCTTTCCCCAACTCGCTGCAAAGCGTGGTGCAGGAGCAGGTTCACAGCCCGACGCGCGTGCGCTATCCGATGGTGCGCAAAGGCTTTCTCGCCTCGCCCGACAGCCCGCAGGGCGTGCGCGGGCAGGATGAGTATGTGCGCGTCAGCTGGGATCAGGCGCTGGATCTGATCCATCAGCAGCACAAACGTATTCGTGAAAGCTATGGTCCGTCGTCAATCTTTGCCGGCTCCTATGGCTGGCGCTCCAACGGCGTGCTGCATAAAGCCGCCACGCTGTTACAGCGCTATATGAGTCTCGCGGGGGGCTATACCGGCCATCTGGGGGATTACTCTACCGGCGCTGCGCAGGCGATCATGCCGCATGTGGTTGGCGGCAACGAAGTTTACCAGCAGCAGACCAGTTGGCCGCTGATCCTCGAACACAGCGATGTGGTGGTGCTGTGGAGCGCCAACCCGCTGAATACCCTTAAGATCGCCTGGAACGCCTCGGATGAGCAGGGTATTCCCTACTTTGACGCGCTGCGCAACAGCGGCAAGCGGGTGATCTGTATCGATCCGATGCGATCGGAGACCGTCGATTTCCTCGGCGATCGCGCCGAGTGGATCGCGCCACATATGGGCACCGACGTGGCGCTGATGCTCGGCATCGCCCATACGCTGGTGGAGAACGGCTGGCAGGATAATGACTTTCTTGCTCGTTGCACCGTGGGTTACGAGATTTTTGCCGCCTACCTCACCGGCGAAAGCGATGGCGTGGCGAAAACGGCGGAGTGGGCAGCAGGCATTTGCGGCATTGAAGCGGTTAAAATCCGCGAACTGGCAGATGTTTTCCATAAAAACACCACCATGTTGATGGCGGGCTGGGGGATGCAGCGCCAGCAGTTTGGCGAGCAAAAACACTGGATGCTGGTGACGCTGGCGGCGATGCTGGGGCAGATCGGCACACCGGGCGGCGGGTTTGGCCTCTCTTATCACTTTGCCAACGGCGGCAACCCGACACGCCGCGCGGCGGTGCTCGCTTCAATGCAGGGGCTGGTCAAAGGCGGTACCGACGCAGTACATAAATTCCCCGTCGCGCGCATCGTTGAAGCGCTGGAGAACCCAGGCGCACCTTACCAGCACAACGGCATCAACGGGCACTTCCCGGATATCCGCTTTGTCTGGTGGGCAGGCGGCGCCAACTTTACCCATCATCAGGATACTAACCGCCTGATCCGCGCCTGGCAGAAGCCGGAACTGGTGGTGATCTCCGAGTGTTTCTGGACGGCTGCGGCGAAACACGCCGATATCGTGCTGCCTGCGACTACCTCGTTTGAGCGTAACGATCTGACGATGACCGGCGATTACAGCAACCAGCACCTGGTGCCGATGCAGCGCGTGGTGCCGCCGCAGTTTGAGGCGCGCGATGACTTCGAGGTGTTTGCGGACTTAAGCGAGCGCTGGGAAGCGGGCGGGCGCGAGCGCTTTACCGAAGGGAAGAGCGATCTACAGTGGCTGGAGACCTTCTACATCATCGCTGGCGAGCGCGGGGCGAGCCAGCAGGTGACGCTGCCGCCGTTCGCGGAGTTCTGGCAGGCTAACCAGTTGATTGAGATGCCGCAGAGTGAGCAGAACGCGCGCTTTGTGCGTTACGCCGATTTCCGTCGCGATCCGCAGGCGCACCCGCTGAAAACGCCGAGCGGTAAAATCGAAATCTTCTCTGAGCGCATTGCAAGCTTTGGCTATGCCGACTGCCCGCCGCATCCGACATGGCTGGAGCCGGATGAGTGGCACGGCAACGCCGAGCCGGAGCAGCTGCAGGTGCTCTCTGCGCATCCGGCGCACCGCCTGCACAGCCAGCTCAACTTTACCCGTCTGCGCGAGGAGTATGCGGTTGCCGGGCGCGAGCCAATTACGCTCCATCCGCTCGATGCGCAGGCGCGCGGCATTGCGCCGGGCGATGTGGTGCGGGTGTGGAACCAGCGCGGGCAGGTGCTGGCGGGGGCGGTGGTGAGCAGCGGCATTAAGCCTGGTGTGATCTGCATTCATGAAGGGGCCTGGCCTGATCTTGAGCCAGCGGCAGACGGGCTGTGTAAAAACGGCGCGGTGAACGTGCTGACCAAAGATCTGCCCAGCTCGCGGCTGGGCAATGGCTGCGCTGGCAACACGGCGCTGGCGTGGGTCGAGAAATACCGCGGCCCGGCGCTTACGCTGACGGCGTTTGATCCGCCTGCCAGCTCATGATCCACGTCGGATGAGCGGTCTCCTCCTGCCATGCGCGTTCGGTAATGGTAAAGCCCTGCGCATGGTAGAAGTTCACCGCCCGCTCATTCTGCTGGTAAACCTCAAGGCTTAAGCGGGAAAAGTGCTGTTTAACATGATTAATCAGCGCTTTCCCGAATCCCTGGCCAAACGCCTGCGGGCGCACAAACAGTGCGCCGATAAACTGCTCATCCATCACGCTGATAAACCCCTGCAACTGGCCCTCTTGCTCAACAACCCAGGTTTTCGCCGAGGGAAGGTAGGCGTCACGCACCAGCGCTTCGCTCTCCTGCCAGTAGCTGGCTTTAATAAAGGGGTGCGCGAGGGTGGTGCTCTC is a genomic window containing:
- a CDS encoding sugar phosphate isomerase/epimerase, which gives rise to MERKIIVVTAAYGHDQVAALGGQVGTLPIIADAGADGVEIRREQLNDEELSHLPSLAFAIDMHNLLVCYSAPEPLCLQDGTLNPRLPALLEEARTLKALWLKVSLGHFKDNAVLETLRGWLAASDVPLVVENDQTECGKLAPMLRFKAACHTAHLPVTLTFDTGNWLWVGDEPEEAARQLAPAVSYVHVKAVEHVGNKHRATPPNGENPRWLALLDALPADVPRGIEFPLEGDDLTAVTRHYVSLLRKEFSHA
- a CDS encoding LacI family DNA-binding transcriptional regulator — protein: MAKMTRPTISDVAKAANTGKTSISRYLNGEKHLLSDALLARIEQAIAALDYRPSLMARGLKRGRTRLIGLIIADITNPYSVHVLSGIEAACREKGFTPLVCNTNNEVDQELHYLDLLRSYQVEGIVVNAVGMREEGLNRLQQSSLPMVLIDRKIPDFACDVVGLDNTQAATTATEHLIEQGFEALLFLSEPLGTVNTRRERLNAFHTTLARYPGVVAEDAEVVLHEAAQLDNNLRQFHARHRGMRKAVISANGALTLQVARSLKRIGLNWGSDIGLLGFDELEWAELAGVGITTLKQPTWQIGFAAVEQVVRRIEGHSDTVHERVFSGELIVRGSTSR
- a CDS encoding molybdopterin guanine dinucleotide-containing S/N-oxide reductase, encoding MLVDTDGEKVLASRGALPTPFPNSLQSVVQEQVHSPTRVRYPMVRKGFLASPDSPQGVRGQDEYVRVSWDQALDLIHQQHKRIRESYGPSSIFAGSYGWRSNGVLHKAATLLQRYMSLAGGYTGHLGDYSTGAAQAIMPHVVGGNEVYQQQTSWPLILEHSDVVVLWSANPLNTLKIAWNASDEQGIPYFDALRNSGKRVICIDPMRSETVDFLGDRAEWIAPHMGTDVALMLGIAHTLVENGWQDNDFLARCTVGYEIFAAYLTGESDGVAKTAEWAAGICGIEAVKIRELADVFHKNTTMLMAGWGMQRQQFGEQKHWMLVTLAAMLGQIGTPGGGFGLSYHFANGGNPTRRAAVLASMQGLVKGGTDAVHKFPVARIVEALENPGAPYQHNGINGHFPDIRFVWWAGGANFTHHQDTNRLIRAWQKPELVVISECFWTAAAKHADIVLPATTSFERNDLTMTGDYSNQHLVPMQRVVPPQFEARDDFEVFADLSERWEAGGRERFTEGKSDLQWLETFYIIAGERGASQQVTLPPFAEFWQANQLIEMPQSEQNARFVRYADFRRDPQAHPLKTPSGKIEIFSERIASFGYADCPPHPTWLEPDEWHGNAEPEQLQVLSAHPAHRLHSQLNFTRLREEYAVAGREPITLHPLDAQARGIAPGDVVRVWNQRGQVLAGAVVSSGIKPGVICIHEGAWPDLEPAADGLCKNGAVNVLTKDLPSSRLGNGCAGNTALAWVEKYRGPALTLTAFDPPASS
- a CDS encoding N-acetyltransferase, with translation MIRAWNSEDLTPLLALWLESTTLAHPFIKASYWQESEALVRDAYLPSAKTWVVEQEGQLQGFISVMDEQFIGALFVRPQAFGQGFGKALINHVKQHFSRLSLEVYQQNERAVNFYHAQGFTITERAWQEETAHPTWIMSWQADQTPSA